A region from the Desulfuromonas sp. TF genome encodes:
- a CDS encoding YajD family HNH nuclease: protein MTDSDATRHDQIVAEMRKEEQRRQAGYREKALKLFPHVCGRCTREFEGKKLRELTVHHRDHNHDNNPPDGSNWELLCLYCHDHEHTRGVQEQRSEDAPADRRDRPSLAHSPFAALADRFKKSE, encoded by the coding sequence ATGACCGATTCCGATGCCACACGACATGACCAGATCGTCGCGGAGATGCGCAAGGAAGAGCAGAGGCGCCAGGCCGGATACCGGGAGAAGGCGTTGAAACTCTTCCCCCACGTCTGCGGCCGCTGCACCCGCGAATTCGAAGGAAAAAAACTGCGCGAACTGACGGTGCACCACAGGGATCACAACCATGACAACAATCCGCCCGACGGCAGCAACTGGGAACTGCTGTGTCTCTACTGCCACGACCACGAGCATACCCGCGGCGTGCAGGAGCAGCGCAGCGAAGACGCCCCAGCCGATCGCCGGGACCGACCCTCGCTGGCCCACTCCCCCTTCGCCGCCCTCGCCGACCGGTTCAAGAAGTCTGAGTAG